Proteins found in one Pocillopora verrucosa isolate sample1 chromosome 12, ASM3666991v2, whole genome shotgun sequence genomic segment:
- the LOC136277107 gene encoding carcinoembryonic antigen-related cell adhesion molecule 6-like encodes MEAGSLTIFLCALSVFSAEGAPTFTEEPKKKIPAVEGANITLEWKYTFSKEESFRQALFDMDKDQLLDKFASDDTPWIKPSHRGRIYANITNNYASITLLGVNRLDKGSYTLRVTTNPHKDRTTSELKFSVLYQPEITLNPLNATREKGENFTLSCSANGNPEPNISWIFNGSRINTNYNSRKVFSINRQRMTITSVSVTDSGEYQCIASNNLGNASSQVATLDVLCKYDVS; translated from the exons ATGGAGGCAGGTTCACTGACAATCTTTCTGTGTGCTCTTTCCGTGTTTTCTGCCGAAG GTGCACCGACGTTTACCGAagaacctaaaaaaaaaatcccagcaGTGGAAGGTGCCAATATTACTCTGGAGTGGAAGTACACATTTAGCAAGGAGGAATCATTCCGTCAGGCTTTATTTGACATGGATAAAGATCAGCTTTTGGACAAGTTTGCTTCCGATGACACACCCTGGATAAAACCCTCTCACCGAGGTCGCATATACGCGAACATAACAAATAATTACGCATCAATTACTCTCCTCGGAGTGAATAGATTGGACAAGGGAAGCTACACGTTAAGAGTAACCACTAACCCACACAAAGATAGAACTACAAGTGAATTGAAGTTTTCAGTATTGT ATCAACCAGAGATTACTCTCAATCCTTTGAATGCCACAAGAGAGAAGGGAGAAAATTTCACTTTGTCTTGCAGCGCCAACGGGAATCCAGAACCAAATATATCATGGATCTTTAACGGATCTCGTATCAATACCAATTATAATTCTAGGAAAGTTTTCTCAATTAACAGACAGAGAATGACGATAACGAGTGTTAGCGTGACAGACAGCGGAGAATACCAATGTATAGCGTCCAATAACCTCGGAAATGCCTCTTCCCAAGTTGCTACACTAGATGTACTATGTAAGTACGATGTGTCGTAA